Genomic DNA from Streptomyces sp. NBC_01571:
TACTCGCCGGCGGCCATGGAGAAGGCTCCGGCGGCCAGACCCGCGAGACCGGTGATGACGATCGTCTGGTGGGAGACGGACCCACCGGCGACACCCGTCATCAGGGCGAGGTTGGAGACGAGCCCGTCCATCGCACCGAACACCGCCGGGCGCAGCCAGCCACCGTTCACATCGCGGTGGGTGTGGTTGTCCCGGTGCGCCTCGTGCAGTGCGGCTTCGGTCTCGATGATGGACATACCGGTCCCCCAGAACATGCGATTGGACTGTTTCTACTTTTCGACAACCATAAAAGTACGCCTGGAATTTCCTGCCCGCCAGCAAGGAAAGGCTGGGCTAACCTGCACCTTTACCCTTTTCCGCTCATCCGTGGATGGTCATGCACAGATGTCGACCGGGTGAATGCGGGGCTGCGCGAGGCTCTGCGCGCCTCCTCCCGTGGGACACATCCCCAAAGGGCTCTGGGCCCTGAGAGGAGTGGCACCGAATGGCTTCCATCGCCTGCATCCCCTCCGTCCCGGCGCCCGGGGACGCCACCGGTCTGCGCGAACGGGCACGCGGGGCGCTGCTCGGACTCGCCGTCGGGGACGCGCTGGGCGCGCCCGCCGAGAACATGCGGCCGTCGGAGATCCGTGCGAAGTGGGGCCGGATCACGGGCTACGTCGCCGAGCATCCGGCCGGCACGGACGACACGGAGTACGCGATCTTCTCCGGACTGCTGCTGGCCCGGCACGGCTCGGCGCTCACCGTGGCGCACGTCGAGTCCGCCTGGCACCAGTGGATCGCGGACCGTGACGAGGGGCCCTTCCGCGGCGCCGGCTTCAGCGAGCGCGGCACCCTGGAGAACCTCCGCCGGGGACTGGCGGCCCCCATCTCGGCCCAGCACCGGCACGCGTGGAGCGACGGCCTGGCGATGCGCGCGGCCCCCTTCGGCGTCTTCGCGGCGGGGCGTCCCGCGGAGGCCGCGCGACTGGTGGCGATCGACGGTTCGGTGAGCCACGACGGCGAGGGCATCTACGGCGGCCAGGCGGTCGCGGCGGGTGTCGCGGCGGCGATGGCGGGCGCCTCGACGATCGCCGTAGCCGCCTCCGCGCTCGCGGTGATCCCGGACGACTCCTGGACGGCCCGGTCGCTGCGCCGCGCGATCGCGGTCGCGCACCGCGGCGAACGCGCGGTGCGCTCGGCGGTCGTCATCGGCGGCTACCCCTGGACGGACCTGGCCCCCGAAGCCGTCGCCCTGGCCTTCGGCGCGTACGCCGCCGCCGACGGCGACTTCACCGAGTCCGTCCTCACCGCCGTCAACATGGGCCGCGACGCCGACACCACGGCGGCGGTGGCGGGCGCGCTGGCCGGGGCGACCCGGGGCGCCGGCGCGATCCCGGCCGCCTGGGCGGCGGCCATCGGACCGGCGCGCGGCAGCTGCCTCCCCTCGATGGAGGGCCACCACGTGCTGGACGTGGCGGAACTGCTGACCCCCGGGGACGACAAGAAGTGGTGTTCGGGTGCCGCCCGGGAGCCGGTCCCGGACGACGGTCCCGCCGTACGGGACCGGAGACGGCCCGCACACGATCCGGACCGCACGAGAGCGGCCCCGCATCCGGAACCGGGCGTCGCCCTCGGCCCCGGCCCCCGCGTGCTCACCACCGTCTCCGTCAGCACCGCGGGCCACCCCCTCACTGCGGACCGCACCCTCACCACCGTCTCCGTCAGCACCGCGGGCCACCCCCTCACCACCGACTCCGTCAGCACCGCGGGCCAGATCCCCACCACCGGCCACGCCCTCGACGCGGATCACCTCGTCACCGCCGCCCATGCCCTCCCCGCGGACCCGGCCCTCACCGCCGGCCCCCTCTTCACCGCGGACCACCCCGGCGCGGACCACCCCGTCACCGCGGCCCCGACCCTCACCACCCACCCCGCCCACACCACCCACCCCGCCGTCACCGCGGACCCCGCCCTCGCCACCCCCACTCTTGCCACCACCGACGAGGAGGTACGCCCGTGAGTCCCGGTCTCGTGGGAGACGAAACCGGCGCGGGAGCGGCCTCGGCGCCGGACGTCCTCGTCACGGAGGTCGCCGACCCGGCGCCCGGCCCGCGCCCCCGCCGTATCGAGGGCCTCCTGCTCGGCCTCGCCGCCGGCGACGCCGCCGGCTGGCCCGCGGCCCGGCACCGCGCCGCCCGCATGCCCGAGTGGACACGGCGGCTGACCAGGGAACTGGACACGTTCGCCGAACAGAACGCGACGACGACCCTGCCGGTGCCCATCGCCCTGAACCAGCCGCCGGAGCCCCTGCGGCTCGGCCCCTCGGACGACGCCGAGTGGGCGGCGTTCGCCGCCGAGGCCGTACTGCGCGCCGGGGACGCCGGCGCGCTCGGCGATCTCAGCCGGGCGCGGCGGATGCGGGCGTCCATCGACCTGTCCTGGAACGCCGTCGCCAGCGAGGTAGCCGCGGCCGCCGAGCGCGCCCCCGAGGTCGAGTCCGCGCTGCAGCCGCTGCGCGCCCGGATCTCCGTACGGGCCGGGCTCGGCAACCTCGCAACCGGCCTGCGCCCGCCCGCCACCGGCCACGACAATCCGCACTACTTCGACGACGCGGCCTGCGTCCGGGCCTGCGTGCTCGCCATCGCCCACCCGGGCGACGCACGGCTCGCCGCGGAACTGGCCGAGTTCGACGCCCGCTACACCCAGGACGGCGACGGCGTGCACGGCGCCCGCGCCATGGCCGCCGCCCTCGCGCTCGCCCTCGCCGGGGCCGACGTCGAGGCATGCGCGGACGCCGCCCTCGCCGAACTGCCCAAGGAGACGGAGATCGGCCGCAACGCGCGCCACGCGCTGCGGCTCGCCCGCGACAGCGAGGGCACCTTCGCCCTGGTCCCCCTCCTGGAGCACCAGATCGTCGACCACGTCTACAGCTACGGCGTCGCGGCGGCGGAAACCGTTCCGGTCGCCCTGGCCCTCGCCACCGCGGCGCGCGGCCGGATCGCGGAGGCGGTGCCCGCCGCCGCCTGCCTCTCCCGCGTCGCCGACTCCGCCCCGGCCCTGGCGGGGGCGCTGACCGGCGCGCTGGGCGGCGGCGCCGCGATCCCGGCCACCTGGCGCGACGCCTGTCGGATCCTCTCGGGGTGCGCGCTCCCCCGCCTCACCGGTACGGACCTCATCGGACTCGCCGATCTGCTCGAAGCGACGGAACTGGCCCTCCCAGAGGGATGATTCGGGCATGACGCCCAAAAGAGTAGAAATGGGAACCCTCGACGAACGGATCACGGGAGCCCTCGTCGGAGCGGCCGTCGGCGACGCTCTCGGCGGCCCCGTCGAGGGCTACACCCCCGAGCAGATCACCGAACGGCACGGCGGCCGCGTGCACGGCGTCGTCGGCCCCTGGAACGGCGACGCCTGGCGCACCGCCCGCCCCATCGCCCCGTACCACAAGGGCGACGGGCACGTCACCGACGACACCCTCATGACCCACGCGCTGATCCGCGTGTACACCACGGTCCGCGACCACCTCGACGCCTACGCCGTCGCCGGACATCTGGTCCCCGACCTGATGACCACCCCCCGCTGGATCCCGGAACTGGAAGCGGAGGCGCTCCCGCTCCAGCGGATCTTCCTCGCCGAGAAGTGGCTGGTCGCCCGGCTCCACTATGGCCATGTGGACCCCCGGGAGGCGGGCGCGGGCAACATCGTCAACTGCGGCGCCGCGATGTACATGGCACCGGTCGGACTCGTGAACGCGGCCAACCCGGCGGGCGCGTACGCCGAGGCGCTGGACGTCGCGGGCGCGCACCAGTCCTCCTACGGCAGGGAGGCGGCGGGCGTGCTGGCGGCGGGGGTGGCCGCGGCGTGCGCGCCGGGGGCGACCCCGGACTCGGTCGTCACGGCCTGTCTGGCCCTGGCGAAGGACGGCACCCGGGACGCGATCGAGGCGGTCTGCGAAGTCGCCGCCCGCCACTCGGACTTCGAGTCGGCGCTGCGCCCGCTGCGGGAGGCGGTGGCCCCCTTCGACACGGTGGGCCCGGACTACCGCACCCCGTCGCTCGGCGCCCGCCGCCCCTCCCGTCTGCACTCGATCGAGGAGCTCCCCGTCGCGCTCGGCATGCTGCTGGTCTCCGGCGGCGACTTCCGGCACGCGGTCCTCGGCTCGGTGAACTACGGCCGCGACTGCGACTCCATCGCCACGATGGCCGGGGCCCTGGCCGGGGCGCTCGGCTCCGGGATTCCGCGCGACTGGGCCAAGACGGTCGAGGAAGCGAGCCGTCTCGACCTGCACGCCCCGGCGACGGCCCTCGCCGAGGTGACCCGCGAGATCTTCGACCGGGACGTACGCCGCCGGCGCGCGCACGAGGCGGCGTACGCCGCGCTTGCGGGGATCCCATGCTCCGACTGACCTGGGTCCAGCCCGAGGACCTCCTCGGGCACGAACTCCACCAGGCCGCCCAGGACGGCCGCGAGGCCGATCCCATCGCGGCGCGCTGGCACGCGGCCGGCGGCCCGCGGGCCCCCCTCCGGGCCGGTGCCTCCGCCACTCCCGCCTCACCGTACCTACGGGCCCTGGCGACGGATCTGCTGGACGAACTCGCGGACCTGCCGAGCGAGTCGGCGGATCACGAGCCGACGGAACTGGCCTCCGTCATGGCCCGCTGCCCGGACTGGCCCACGCGGCAGCCGGCCCCGCCCGCCGACGGCGACGGCGGCACATCCACCGCCGCGCCCGGAGTCCCTGGCGTCTCCCCGGCCGTCGCCGTCCCCCGCCTGGAAGCCGCCTGGCTGGGCCGGGCCGCGGGCTGCCTGCTGGGCAAACCCGTCGAGAAACTCCCCCTCCGGGGCATCCGCGCACTGGCGAAGGCCACCGGGAACTGGCCCCTCCACACCTGGTTCACCGCCCGCGGCCTGCCCACGGAGCTGACCGACGCGTACCCCTGGAACAGACGCTCGGCGTCCACCTCGCTCGCCGAGAACATCGACGGCATGCCCGAGGACGACGACCTCAACTACCCCCTGCTCAACCTCCTGTTGCTCCAGCGCCACGGGAAGGGCTTCACCACCGCGGACGTGGCCCGCCTCTGGCTGGACGAACTCCCCGCCGGCCGCACCTTCACCGCGGAACGCGTCGCCTACCGCAACCTCCTCGCCGGCGTCGAACCCCCGCGCACGGCCCACCACCGCAACCCCTTCCGCGAATGGATCGGCGCCCTCATCCGCGCGGACGTCCACGGCTGGACGAACCCCGGCGACCCGGCCGCCGCCGCGACCCAGGCCCACCGCGACGCCACCCTCACCCACACCGCGAACGGCGTGTACGCAGCCATGTTCACCGCGGCCACCATCGCCGAGGCCGCCACCGGCCGCAGCGACATCCACGCCTGCCTGCGTACCGGCCTGACCGTCGTGCCCCCCGCCTCCCGACTGGCGAAGGCGGTCCACCACGCCGTCCGGCTCGCCCACTCGACCGTCGACTTCGAGAAGGTCGTCGACGTCCTGCACACCACCTACGGCGACTACCACTGGGTGCACGCCCTCCCCAACACCGCCCTGATCGCGGCCGCCCTCACCCACGCGGACGGCGACTTCAGCGGATCCGTCTGCCGCGCCGTGTCCGGCGGCTGGGACACCGACTCCAACGGCGCCACGGCGGGCAGCGTCGCGGGCCTGCTCGCCGGCGCCCCCGCCGCCCTGCCGGAGCGCTGGACCACCCCGCTCAAGAACCGCCTGGCCACCTCCCTCGCCGACTTCAACGGCATCGGCTTCGACACCCTCGCCCAGCTCACGCACCGGGAGACCCGTCACCCATGACCCACATCGCCGTGCTCGGCAGCACGAACATGGACCTCGTCACGTACGTCGCCAAGGCCCCGCAGCGCGGAGAGACCGTGACGGGACGGGAGTTCCGTACGATCCCCGGCGGCAAGGGCGCCAACCAGGCGGTCGCCGCGGCCCACGCGGGCGCCGACGTCACGTTGATCGGCGCGGTCGGCGTCGACTCCTTCGGCTCCCAGCTCCGCTCCGCCCTGGAGCACTCCGGCGTGGACACCGACCATCTGCGCACCACCGAGGGCCCCTCCGGCACCGCGCACATCGTGGTGGACGACGAGGGCGGCAACGCGATCGTCGTCATCCCCGGCGCCAACGGCACCGTCGACCACCTCGCCCCCGGTGACGAAGGCATGATCGCCACCGCCGACGCGCTCCTGCTCCAGCTGGAGATCCCGCTCGCCGCCGTCGTCGCGGGCGCCGAGGCGGCCCGTCGGCACGGCGTCCGCACCATCCTGACCCCGTCCCCCGTGCAATCCCTGCCCGCTCAACTCCTCGCCTCCATCGACCTGTTGGTGCCCAACGAGTACGAGGCCGCCGCACTGACCGGCACCCCCGACCCCCGCGAGGCGGCCACCGCGCTGCTCGACCTGGTGCCGCAGGTCGTCGTCACCCTGGGTGCCGCGGGCAGCCTGTACGCGGCACGGGGCGCCGCCCCCCTCACCGCCCCCGCGCCCCGCGTCAGCACCGTGGACTCGACCGGCGCGGGCGACACCTTCGTCGGCACCCTCGCGGTCGCGCTCGCGGAGGGCCGGCCGATGCCCGAGGCCCTCACCTGGGCGTCGGCGGCCGCCGCGCTGTCGGTACAGCGGATCGGGGCCACGTCCTCGATGCCGTACCGCTCCGAGATCGACGCCCAGGCCTCGCTGCCCGCGCACCACGCGCAGTCCACGTCATGAGCGCGCGCCCCGGACCCGGCCCGCTCACCGGCCTGCGCGTCCTCGACCTCGCCACCCTCTTCGCCGGCCCGCTCGCCGCCACCCTGCTCGGCGACTTCGGCGCCGAGGTCGTCAAGGTCGAGCACCCGGCCAAGCCCGACCCGTCCCGGGGCCACGGCCCGTCGAAGGACGGCATCGGCCTGTGGTGGAAACTCCTCGGCCGCAACAAGCGCACGATCACCCTCGACCTGTCGAGACCCGGTGGCCGCGCGACCCTTCTGCGGCTCGCCGCGGAGGCCGACGTGATCGTCGAGAACTTCCGCCCCGGCACCCTGGAGAAGTGGGACCTGGGCTGGGAGGAGCTGTCTGCCGCCAACCCCCGGCTCGTCCTCGCCCGCGTCACCGCCTTCGGCCAGTTCGGCCCCTACGCGCACCGACCCGGCTTCGGGACGCTCGCGGAGGCCATGAGCGGCTTCGCGGCGATCACCGGTGAACCGGACACACCCCCGGTCCTGCCCCCGTTCGGCCTGGCCGACTCGATCGCGGGCCTGACGACGGCGTACGCCGTGATGACGGCCCTGCGCGCCCGCGAGACCTCGGGCCTCGGCCAGGTGGTCGACATGGCGATCATCGAGCCGATCCTCACCGTGCTGGGCCCGCAGCCGCTCTGGTACGACCAGCTCGGCCACGTCCAGCCCCGTACCGGCAACCGCTCCGCGAACAACGCGCCCCGCAACACCTACCGCACGGCCGACGGTTCGTGGGTCGCCGTCTCGACCTCTGCGCAGTCGATCGCCGAGCGGGTGATGCGGCTGGTCGGACGCCCGGACCTGATCGACGAACCGTGGTTCGCGACCGGGGCGGACCGGGCACTCCACACGGACGTCCTGGACGAGGCGGTGGGCGCCTGGATCGCCCGCCGCGAGCGCGCCGAGGTGCTGGAGGCCTTCGAGAAGGCGGAGGCGGCGGTGGCCCCGATCCAGGACATCACCGATGTGATGGAGGACGCGCAGTACGAGGCGCTGGACACGATCACCACCGTCGCCGACCCGGAACTCGGCCCCCTGCGCATGCAGAACGTCCTTTTCCGGCTCTCCTCCACGCCCGGCGCGATCCGCTGGGCGGGCCGGGCGCACGGCGCCGACACGGACGCGGTCCTCACCGAGCTCGGACTGTCCGACGCCGAGATCACGGCCCTCAGATCGGAAGGCGCCCTGTGACGGTCCCGGCCTTCCCGCTCACCTGGCTGTACGCCCCCGGAGACCGCCCGGACGTGGTCGTCAAGGCCCTCGCCTCGGGCGCGGACATCGTCCTGATCGACCTGGAGGACGCGGTCGCACCGGACCGCAAGGAGTACGCCCGCGACGCCACCGCGGAGCTGCTCTCGGACCCTCCCCCGATCCCGGTCCATGTACGGGTGAACCCGCTGGACGGCCCCCTGGCCGAGTCCGACCTCAAGACGCTCTCCCCGCTCCCGGGCCTGTCCGGCCTGCGGCTGCCCAAGGTGGCCTCGCCCACGGACGTCGTCCACGTCGCGGAGCACGCGGCGCCCGCCACCGAGGGCAGCGGGATCCCGCTGTACGCCCTGCTGGAAACGGCCCTCGGCGTCGAACACGCCTTCGCCATCGCCTCGGCCCACCCGACCGTGCGCGGCATCGGGCTCGGCGAGGCGGACCTCCGAGCCGACCTGGGCGTACGTGACGACGCGGGCCTGGACTGGTCCCGTGCCCGGATCGTGCTCGCGGCCCGGGCCGCCGGACTCTCACCCCCCGCGCAGTCCATCCACCCCGACATCCGGGACCTGGAAGGGCTGGCGGCCTCCTGCGCCCACGGGCGCACCCTCGGCTTCCTCGGCCGCGCGGCCATCCACCCCCGCCAGCTCCCGGTGATCGAACGCGCCTACCTTCCGACATCGGCCGAGGTGGAGAGCGCCGAGGCCATCGTCGAGGCGGCCGGCGTCGAGCCGGGGGCCCAGGCCCTGCCCGACGGCCGTTTCGTGGACGCGGCGGTCGTGGCGTGCGCCCGCCGCACCCTCGCACTGGCCCGGCGCGACGCCCTGACGGCATGAACGAGGGGGCGCCGCGTCGTCGGACGCTGCGCCCCCTCGGCGTACCCGGTCGTCAGCCCTTCTTGGCCGACTCCGCCTCGCTCTTCACGGCACCGGCGGAATCCTCGGACACCTCGGCGTCGGGCCCGGCTTCGGCCGCCGCCCCGGACGTCGCACCCGTACCGGGCTCCGGGTCCGCGTCACCGGCCGACCTGCCGGCGGCCTTCTCCCCGGACTCCCCGGCCTTCTCGTCGGCCTTCTCGCCGGACTCCCCGGCCTTCTCGCCCGCCTCGCCGGCAGCCTTCTTGTCGACGCCGGGCTTCTCGCCGGACTCGACGTCGGCCTTCTTCTCGGCCTTCTCACCCGGCTCGTCGTCGGCCTTCTTGTCGAGGCCGACCGACGCCCCGGACCCGGCCTCACCGTCACCCTCGCCCTCGCCGGAGGCCTCCGCACCCGGCTCGACGATCTCCTCACGCCCGGGCCGCAGCCGCGCCGACACCACGATGTAGGCCACCGCGAGCACGAAGACCACCATCGCGGTCCAGTCGTTGAGACGCAGGCCCAGGAAGTGGTGGGCGTCGTCGACGCGCATGTACTCGATCCAGCCGCGACCGACGCAGTACGCGGCGACGTACAGCGCGAACGCCCGTCCGTGACCCAGGGTGAAGCGGCGGTCCGCCCAGATGACCAGGAAGCCGACGCCGACGCACCACAGCGACTCGTACAGGAAGGTCGGGTGGTAGTACCCCGGCACCCGCCCGTCCGTGGCGGACGTGATGTGCAGCGCCCAGGGCACGTCCGTGGCCCTGCCGTACAGCTCCTGGTTGAACCAGTTGCCCCAGCGCCCGATGGCCTGCGCGAAGACGATGCCGGGCGCGAGCGCGTCGGCCCAGGCGGGGAGCGGGATGCCGCGCCGGCGGCAGCCGATCCACGCGCCCACCGCACCGAGCGCGATCGCGCCCCAGATGCCGAGGCCGCCCTGCCACACCTTGAAGGCGTCCACCCAGTCACGGCCCTCGCTGAAGTACAGCTCGTAGTCCGTGATCACATGGTAGAGACGGCCGCCGACGAGACCGAACGGCACGGCCCACACCGCGATGTCGGCCACCGTGCCGGCCCGCCCTCCCCGGGCGATCCAGCGCTTGTTGCCGAGCCAGACGGCTACGAAGACGCCGATGATGATGCAGAACGCGTAGCCGCGCAGCGGAATGGGGCCGAGGTGCAGCACACCGTGCGACGGGCTGGGAATGTAGGCAATTTCCATGGCAGGGTCGACGCTACCGTGCCGGACGGGACCCGCGGCGGGCGCCCCGGCAACGGGTCCATAACGGGCGGCGCCCCCGGACCCTTCGCAGGCCGGGGGCGTCGCGGGTTCGGAGGCGTCGCGGGTCGGGGGCTCAGCGCTTGTTCTCCGCCTGCACCAGTTGCTTGAGCTTCGCGGGGGTCATGGTCTGGTCCGCGTAGATGTTCTTGCCGCCCAGCAGCACGGTCGGGGTGCCGGTGAAGCCGCTGGTCTGGAAGGCGGCGTTCGACTTCGTCACCCAGCTGTCGTGCCTGCCGTCGTTGACGCAGGCACGGAAGCCCGGGGTGTCGAGGCCGCCGACCTTGCCCGCCAGCTCGAGGAGCTTGGCGTTGTCCGCGAACGCGTCGTCGGTCTCCTTGGGCTGGTTCGCGTACAGCACGTCGTGGTACGCGACGAACTTGCCCGCGTCCTGGGCACAGGCCGCCGCGTTGGCCGCGTGGCGGGAGCCGCTGCCTCCCGTGTTGCCGTCGATCAGCGTGACCAGGTGGTATTCGACCTTCAGCTGACCGGCGTCCACCAGCTGGTGGATCGTCGGGCGGTACACCGTCTCGAAGGACTGGCAGGCCGGGCAGCGGAAGTCCTCCCAGACCGTGAGCGTCGACTTGGCGCCGTCCTTGCCCACGGGGATCGCGAGGCCGTCCTTGCCGGTCGCCCCCGAGGGCGACACCACCGGTCCCGCCGCGGTCTTCTTCTTGTCCTTGCCCGCACCGGCCGCCAGCACGCCCACCACCGCGGCCAGGGCGAGAACGCACACCACCGACGCGCCCACGATCAGCGCCCGGCGGCGCTTCTCCGCACCCTTCTGCTTCTGTCGCTCTGCCGCCAGCCGCTCACGGGCGGTGCTCTTTCCCTCACGGTTCTTCTCGCTCACATCCGGCAGAACGAACCGGGGAGGCGCAGCGCGCCTCCCCGGTCCCAGGTCCACCCGTTCGAGTGAGTGGATTGTCCCTTACGTGCCTGGACGGCTGCCCGTCACGGTGTTCCGCGCACACCCTTCGCCAGGTCGCCCGCGAGCGCCCGTACGGCCTCCAGGCCCGCCGCCTCGTCCGGCGCGTCCAGCATCCGCTTCACGAAGGCCGAGCCGACGATCACTCCGTCGGCGAAGCCGGCCACCTCGGAGGCCTGCGCGGCGTCGGAGACACCGAGTCCGACACAGACCGGCAGAGCGGTGGTGGCCCTGGTGCGCCGCACCAGGTCCTGGGCCTGGGCCCCCACCGACTCCCGGGTACCCGTGACGCCCATCAGCGAGGCCGCGTAGACGAAGCCGGAACCCGCCGCGGTGATCTCGGCGAGGCGGGCGTCCTTGCTGCTGGGCGCGACGACGAAGACGGTCGCGAGCCCGTGCTTCTCGGCGTGCTCCCGCCACAGCGCCGACTCCTGCACGGGCAGGTCGGGCAGGATGCAGCCCGCGCCGCCCGCCTCCGCCAGTTCGGCGGTGAAGCGCTCGACGCCGTAGCGGTCGATCGGATTCCAGTACGTCATCACGAGCACGGGCTTGCCGGTGGCCTCGAAGGCCT
This window encodes:
- a CDS encoding ADP-ribosylglycohydrolase family protein: MEGLLLGLAAGDAAGWPAARHRAARMPEWTRRLTRELDTFAEQNATTTLPVPIALNQPPEPLRLGPSDDAEWAAFAAEAVLRAGDAGALGDLSRARRMRASIDLSWNAVASEVAAAAERAPEVESALQPLRARISVRAGLGNLATGLRPPATGHDNPHYFDDAACVRACVLAIAHPGDARLAAELAEFDARYTQDGDGVHGARAMAAALALALAGADVEACADAALAELPKETEIGRNARHALRLARDSEGTFALVPLLEHQIVDHVYSYGVAAAETVPVALALATAARGRIAEAVPAAACLSRVADSAPALAGALTGALGGGAAIPATWRDACRILSGCALPRLTGTDLIGLADLLEATELALPEG
- a CDS encoding ADP-ribosylglycohydrolase family protein — protein: MGTLDERITGALVGAAVGDALGGPVEGYTPEQITERHGGRVHGVVGPWNGDAWRTARPIAPYHKGDGHVTDDTLMTHALIRVYTTVRDHLDAYAVAGHLVPDLMTTPRWIPELEAEALPLQRIFLAEKWLVARLHYGHVDPREAGAGNIVNCGAAMYMAPVGLVNAANPAGAYAEALDVAGAHQSSYGREAAGVLAAGVAAACAPGATPDSVVTACLALAKDGTRDAIEAVCEVAARHSDFESALRPLREAVAPFDTVGPDYRTPSLGARRPSRLHSIEELPVALGMLLVSGGDFRHAVLGSVNYGRDCDSIATMAGALAGALGSGIPRDWAKTVEEASRLDLHAPATALAEVTREIFDRDVRRRRAHEAAYAALAGIPCSD
- a CDS encoding ADP-ribosylglycohydrolase family protein, with the protein product MLRLTWVQPEDLLGHELHQAAQDGREADPIAARWHAAGGPRAPLRAGASATPASPYLRALATDLLDELADLPSESADHEPTELASVMARCPDWPTRQPAPPADGDGGTSTAAPGVPGVSPAVAVPRLEAAWLGRAAGCLLGKPVEKLPLRGIRALAKATGNWPLHTWFTARGLPTELTDAYPWNRRSASTSLAENIDGMPEDDDLNYPLLNLLLLQRHGKGFTTADVARLWLDELPAGRTFTAERVAYRNLLAGVEPPRTAHHRNPFREWIGALIRADVHGWTNPGDPAAAATQAHRDATLTHTANGVYAAMFTAATIAEAATGRSDIHACLRTGLTVVPPASRLAKAVHHAVRLAHSTVDFEKVVDVLHTTYGDYHWVHALPNTALIAAALTHADGDFSGSVCRAVSGGWDTDSNGATAGSVAGLLAGAPAALPERWTTPLKNRLATSLADFNGIGFDTLAQLTHRETRHP
- the rbsK gene encoding ribokinase, whose translation is MTHIAVLGSTNMDLVTYVAKAPQRGETVTGREFRTIPGGKGANQAVAAAHAGADVTLIGAVGVDSFGSQLRSALEHSGVDTDHLRTTEGPSGTAHIVVDDEGGNAIVVIPGANGTVDHLAPGDEGMIATADALLLQLEIPLAAVVAGAEAARRHGVRTILTPSPVQSLPAQLLASIDLLVPNEYEAAALTGTPDPREAATALLDLVPQVVVTLGAAGSLYAARGAAPLTAPAPRVSTVDSTGAGDTFVGTLAVALAEGRPMPEALTWASAAAALSVQRIGATSSMPYRSEIDAQASLPAHHAQSTS
- a CDS encoding CaiB/BaiF CoA-transferase family protein produces the protein MSARPGPGPLTGLRVLDLATLFAGPLAATLLGDFGAEVVKVEHPAKPDPSRGHGPSKDGIGLWWKLLGRNKRTITLDLSRPGGRATLLRLAAEADVIVENFRPGTLEKWDLGWEELSAANPRLVLARVTAFGQFGPYAHRPGFGTLAEAMSGFAAITGEPDTPPVLPPFGLADSIAGLTTAYAVMTALRARETSGLGQVVDMAIIEPILTVLGPQPLWYDQLGHVQPRTGNRSANNAPRNTYRTADGSWVAVSTSAQSIAERVMRLVGRPDLIDEPWFATGADRALHTDVLDEAVGAWIARRERAEVLEAFEKAEAAVAPIQDITDVMEDAQYEALDTITTVADPELGPLRMQNVLFRLSSTPGAIRWAGRAHGADTDAVLTELGLSDAEITALRSEGAL
- a CDS encoding CoA ester lyase, whose product is MTVPAFPLTWLYAPGDRPDVVVKALASGADIVLIDLEDAVAPDRKEYARDATAELLSDPPPIPVHVRVNPLDGPLAESDLKTLSPLPGLSGLRLPKVASPTDVVHVAEHAAPATEGSGIPLYALLETALGVEHAFAIASAHPTVRGIGLGEADLRADLGVRDDAGLDWSRARIVLAARAAGLSPPAQSIHPDIRDLEGLAASCAHGRTLGFLGRAAIHPRQLPVIERAYLPTSAEVESAEAIVEAAGVEPGAQALPDGRFVDAAVVACARRTLALARRDALTA
- the lgt gene encoding prolipoprotein diacylglyceryl transferase, encoding MEIAYIPSPSHGVLHLGPIPLRGYAFCIIIGVFVAVWLGNKRWIARGGRAGTVADIAVWAVPFGLVGGRLYHVITDYELYFSEGRDWVDAFKVWQGGLGIWGAIALGAVGAWIGCRRRGIPLPAWADALAPGIVFAQAIGRWGNWFNQELYGRATDVPWALHITSATDGRVPGYYHPTFLYESLWCVGVGFLVIWADRRFTLGHGRAFALYVAAYCVGRGWIEYMRVDDAHHFLGLRLNDWTAMVVFVLAVAYIVVSARLRPGREEIVEPGAEASGEGEGDGEAGSGASVGLDKKADDEPGEKAEKKADVESGEKPGVDKKAAGEAGEKAGESGEKADEKAGESGEKAAGRSAGDADPEPGTGATSGAAAEAGPDAEVSEDSAGAVKSEAESAKKG
- a CDS encoding thioredoxin domain-containing protein, translated to MSEKNREGKSTARERLAAERQKQKGAEKRRRALIVGASVVCVLALAAVVGVLAAGAGKDKKKTAAGPVVSPSGATGKDGLAIPVGKDGAKSTLTVWEDFRCPACQSFETVYRPTIHQLVDAGQLKVEYHLVTLIDGNTGGSGSRHAANAAACAQDAGKFVAYHDVLYANQPKETDDAFADNAKLLELAGKVGGLDTPGFRACVNDGRHDSWVTKSNAAFQTSGFTGTPTVLLGGKNIYADQTMTPAKLKQLVQAENKR
- the trpA gene encoding tryptophan synthase subunit alpha, giving the protein MSGNIQLLSDTLAGARAEGRSALIAYLPAGFPTVDGGIAAVKAVFEGGADVVEVGLPHSDPVLDGPVIQTADDIALRGGVKIADVMRTVREAFEATGKPVLVMTYWNPIDRYGVERFTAELAEAGGAGCILPDLPVQESALWREHAEKHGLATVFVVAPSSKDARLAEITAAGSGFVYAASLMGVTGTRESVGAQAQDLVRRTRATTALPVCVGLGVSDAAQASEVAGFADGVIVGSAFVKRMLDAPDEAAGLEAVRALAGDLAKGVRGTP